A genomic window from Glycine soja cultivar W05 chromosome 10, ASM419377v2, whole genome shotgun sequence includes:
- the LOC114369670 gene encoding glutamate--tRNA ligase, cytoplasmic-like, translating to MDIKTFAFAPSSPPLPVIAAAKLAGISPSIDTSLSPDSPPAFIFSDGLKLHGAYALLRYIGRVASLPNFYGQNALESSQIDEWLDYAPILSSGPAFENACKYIDEYLEKCTFLVGYSLSIADLAIWAGLAGSGKRWESLRKSKKYPNLARWFNSIVAEHGTVLNEVTSVYAGKKGLGEPTATKSKDQSVNTDKVKKVNGDVSENNKGGSKPSAEIDLPDAEVGKVRLRFAPEPSGYLHIGHSKAALLNKYFAERYKGQVIVRFDDTNPAKESNEFVDNLIKDIDTLGIKYEQITYTSDYFPELMEMAEKLIRQGKAYVDDTPREQMQKERMDGIDSKCRNNSVEENLKLWKEMIAGTERGLQCCVRGKLDMQDPNKSLRDPVYYRCNPMPHHRIGSKYKVYPTYDFACPYVDSIEGITHALRSSEYHDRNAQYYWIQEDMGLKKVLIYEFSRLNMVYTLLSKRKLLWFVQNGKVDGWDDARFPTVQGIVRRGLKIEALIQFIVEQGASKNLNLMEWDKLWTINKKIIDPVCPRHTAVIADRRVLLTLTDGPEKPFVRIIPRHKKYEAAGDKATTYTKRIWLDLADAVSLSAGEEVTLMDWGNAIVKEIEKDQDGNITGLSGVLHLEGSVKTTKLKLTWLPEIDELVSLTLVEFDYLITKKKLEEGEDFIDVVNPCTKKETLAYGDSNMRNLQRGDVLQLERKGYFRCDLPFIRPSQPIVLYAIPDGRQQTSLK from the exons ATGGACATCAAAACCTTTGCTTTCGCCCCATCTTCTCCGCCGTTACCGGTAATCGCCGCCGCCAAGCTCGCCGGAATCTCTCCCTCGATTGATACCTCTCTCTCTCCTGACTCACCTCCCGCATTTATCTTCTCCGATGG GCTCAAGTTGCATGGAGCATATGCTCTTCTACGTTATATCGGCCGAGTTGCCAGCCTTCCCAATTTCTATGGGCAAAATGCATTAGAATCTAGCCAG ATTGATGAATGGCTGGACTATGCTCCTATCCTCTCATCTGGCCCTGCTTTTgagaatgcatgcaaatataTAGATGAGTACCTGGAGAAGTGTACTTTTTTGGTTGGTTATTCATTGTCAATTGCAGACCTAGCAATCTGGGCAGGTCTTGCAG GTTCTGGAAAGAGATGGGAAAGTCTAAGGAAGTCAAAGAAATATCCAAATCTTGCACGGTGGTTCAATTCAATAGTGGCAGAACATGGTACTGTGTTAAATGAAGTCACATCAGTGTATGCTGGCAAAAAAGGATTGGGAGAACCAACAGCAACCAAGTCAAAAGACCAGTCAGTAAACACTGATAAAGTGAAGAAGGTGAATGGGGATGTATCTGAGAACAACAAAGGAGGAAGCAAACCATCAGCAGAAATAGATCTTCCAGATGCTGAAGTTGGAAAAGTTCGCTTGCGATTTGCCCCTGAACCAAGTGGTTATCTTCATATTGGACACTCAAAAGCAGCTTTGTTGAACAAATATTTTGCTGAGCGATACAAGGGTCAGGTTATTGTGCGTTTTGATGATACCAATCCTGCTAAAGAAAGCAATGAATTTGTGGACAACCTTATTAAAGATATTGATACATTGGGTATCAAATATGAACAAATTACATATACGTCAGATTACTTCCCTGAGTTGATGGAGATGGCTGAAAAATTAATTCGCCAGGGTAAAGCATATGTTGATGACACACCACGTGAACAAATGCAAAAAGAGAGAATGGATGGCATAGATTCTAAATGCAGAAATAATAGTGTAGAGGAGAATCTAAAATTGTGGAAGGAAATGATTGCAGGAACAGAGAGGGGCTTGCAGTGTTGTGTCCGTGGCAAGTTGGATATGCAGGACCCAAACAAATCACTTAGAGATCCTGTTTATTATCGTTGCAATCCAATGCCCCATCATAGAATTGGATCCAAGTATAAAGTGTATCCAACTTATGATTTTGCTTGTCCATATGTTGATTCTATAGAAGGAATCACGCATGCCCTTCGATCTAGTGAATACCATGATCGCAATGCCCAGTATTACTGGATTCAAGAGGACATGGGTCTTAAAAAAGTTCTTATCTATGAATTTAGCCGGTTGAATATGGTCTACACTCTTCTGAGCAAACGAAAGCTTTTGTGGTTTGTACAAAATGGGAAAGTTGATGGATGGGATGATGCACGATTTCCTACAGTGCAAGGAATTGTGCGTAGAGGTTTGAAAATTGAAGCCCTGATACAGTTTATTGTTGAGCAG GGGGCGTCCAAAAATCTCAATCTCATGGAATGGGACAAGCTCTGGACCATTAATAAGAAGATTATTGACCCTGTCTGTCCTAGACACACTGCTGTCATTGCAGACAGACGTGTTTTGTTGACTCTCACTGATGGTCCTGAGAAACCATTTGTCCGCATCATACCTCGGCACAAGAAATATGAAGCTGCTGGAGATAAAGCTACAACATATACTAAAAGGATATGGCTTGACCTTGCTGATGCAGTGTCTTTATCAGCAGGCGAGGAAGTAACATTGATGGATTGGGGAAATGCCATAGTGAAGGAAATAGAGAAGGACCAAGATGGAAATATCACAGGGTTGAGTGGTGTTTTGCATCTTGAAGGATCTGTGAAGACCACAAAATTGAAACTCACTTGGCTACCTGAGATAGATGAACTAGTTAGCCTGACATTAGTGGAGTTTGATTATctaattacaaagaaaaag CTTGAAGAAGGGGAGGATTTCATTGATGTGGTTAACCCATGTACCAAAAAGGAGACTTTAGCATATGGAGACTCCAACATGCGAAATCTTCAGCGTGGAGATGTATTGCAACTGGAGAGAAAGGGATATTTCAGGTGTGATTTACCCTTCATTCGCCCCTCACAACCAATCGTGCTATATGCAATCCCTGATGGCAGGCAACAGACAAGTTTGAAGTAA
- the LOC114370660 gene encoding rhicadhesin receptor-like, translating to MANHTMKLVNLLLLVTLAQLLATAISSDPDLLQDLCVADLASGVKVNGFTCKEATKVNASDFFSNTLAKPGATNNTFGSLVTGANVQKVPGLNTLGVSLSRIDYAPGGINPPHTHPRATEIVFVLEGQLDVGFITTSNVLISKTINKGDIFVFPKGLLHFQKNNAKVSASVISAFNSQLPGTQSIATTLFAATPSVPDHVLTQTFQVGTKEVQKIKSRLAPKK from the exons ATGGCTAACCATACCATGAAGCTGGTCAACTTGCTGCTTCTCGTGACTTTGGCTCAGCTCTTAGCCACCGCTATCTCTTCAGATCCTGACCTTCTTCAAGACCTCTGTGTCGCCGACCTTGCCTCAG GTGTGAAAGTGAATGGATTTACCTGCAAAGAAGCAACCAAGGTAAATGCCTCAGATTTCTTTTCCAACACACTAGCCAAACCAGGAGCCACAAACAACACCTTTGGTTCCTTGGTGACTGGAGCCAACGTTCAGAAAGTCCCAGGACTCAACACACTCGGTGTCTCTCTGTCAAGAATTGACTATGCCCCAGGTGGCATAAACCCCCCTCACACCCACCCACGTGCCACTGAGATTGTGTTTGTCCTTGAAGGCCAACTAGATGTGGGGTTCATAACCACATCCAATGTGCTCATATCAAAGACCATTAACAAGGGTGACATATTTGTGTTCCCAAAAGGCTTGCTTCACTTCCAAAAGAACAATGCTAAGGTTTCTGCTTCTGTGATTTCAGCCTTCAATAGCCAACTTCCAGGGACACAGTCCATTGCTACAACCTTGTTTGCTGCCACTCCATCTGTTCCAGACCATGTCCTGACCCAGACCTTCCAGGTTGGAACCAAGGAGGTTCAGAAAATCAAGTCTAGGCTTgcaccaaaaaagtaa